From the Deinococcus fonticola genome, the window GCGGCACCTTCGAGATCGCGATTCAGCTGGGGGCGGTGCTGGCCGTCGTCGCGTACTACTGGCGTGACCTGTCCGGTCAGGCCCGGGCGCTGCCAGAACGCCCCGAGGTGCGCACGTTGTGGCTGGGCGTCACCCTGGCCTTCCTTCCGGCCGCTGCGCTGGGCTTCTTGTTCAGTGACGCCATCACGCGTTACCTGTTCTCCCCGGTCACCGTGGGCCTGTCCCTGATGCTCGGCGGCGCCGCGCTGTGGGTGATCGAGGGCCGCACGTTCGCGGCCCGCACCACCGGCCTGACGCAGGTCAGCCCCCGTCAGGCCTTGATCGTGGGGTGCGCCCAGTGCCTCGCGCTGGTTCCGGGCGTGTCCCGGAGTGCTTCAAGCATCATCGGCGGTCTGCTCACAGGACTGGACCGGCCCACCGCCACCGCGTTCTCGTTCTACCTGTCCATCCCCACGCTCGGCCTGGCCACCCTGTACGCGCTGATCAAGGGGCGGGAAGCGCTGGACAGCACGCAGCTTGGCCCGCTGCTCGTCGGCATGGGCGTGTCGTTCGTGACGGCGCTACTGGCCATCGGTTGGCTGCTGAAGTACGTTGCCCGGCACGACTTCCGGGGCTTTGCGGTGTACCGCATGCTGGCGGGCCTCGCCATCCTGGGGTGGGCGTTATGGCGCTGACGGCATCCGCGCGCTGGCGAGGCCCGGCGTATCTTCTGGGCGTCTTGCTGTGCGTCGTGCTGGACCAGGCGCTCAAGGTCTGGACGGTGCAGACGTTCACCGAAGGCGAGTTTCGCGACTTCATCCCGGGGGTGCTCAGCCTGGGACTGGTGTACAACACAGGCGCGGCGTGGAGCCTCTTTTCGGGCGCGGCCCTTCCGCTCGCCGCGCTCCGCGTGGTGGTGGGCACCGGGCTGGTCGTGTACCTTCTGCGCCGCCCCGTTGCGCCGCTGACAGGTGTGGCCCTCACCCTGATTGCCGGGGGCGCGCTCAGCAACGCGCTGGACGGCTGGCGGCTGGGCAAGGTGGTGGACACGTTGTCGTCCCACACCTTTTCCTTCGTCACGCAGCGGCTCGGGCAGGGCAACTTCCCCATCTTCAACCTGGCGGACGTCTGGGTGGTGTCGGGGACCGCGCTGCTCCTGCTGCTCAGCTTCCGCCGCAAGACGCCCGCCTCGCCGGCCAGTGCCCAGCGCCGGTCCCCGTAGGCGGCCCGCATGACCGCCAGCAGCCACCCTGAAGACCGGGCCCTGAGCGGTCCACGCGGTGAGGAGGCGTTCACTCTTTGCGGGTCGCGGCGCGGCCAGGGTCAGCACCTGGCGGGTGTCCCGTGGCGCTGGGCGCCGCGTCCACGCGACAGGGGGAGGATGAACGGCGCCGTGCCGCTCACCCCCGCGCAGGAAACCCGCCCCATTCCGCTGGTGGCCAAGGCCCGGCAGAACGCGTGGCCTGAGCCGATACGGCCCGGCGGGGCGGCCGCGCAGGTGCTGCGCCGCCTGGGGCGGACGGTGCCCACGGTGCCCGTGCTGCGCGGCGAAGCATTCTGCCGGGCCCTGCGCGCGCGGCACCTGGACCCGTCGACCACCGCCTTTCCCACGCGGCATCCAGCGGCCACGGCCCTCCACCTGGGGTGCGGGCTGGACGGCCGGGTCGACCGCGTTCGTCCGTCGCTTCAGGTGCGCGGGTTCGACCTGGACCTGCCGGGGGGCACCGCGCTCCGCCGCATGGTCGACCCCCGCACAGAAGGCCCCGGGCACCGATGGACCGGCGCGCCGGTGACCGGGGGGCTGGGGCGGACCCAAAGGCCAACAGACCGGCCAACGCGGGGTG encodes:
- a CDS encoding undecaprenyl-diphosphate phosphatase, translating into MNTTVSAAFLGLVEGITEFLPVSSTGHLIVAADLLKFRDAGGTFEIAIQLGAVLAVVAYYWRDLSGQARALPERPEVRTLWLGVTLAFLPAAALGFLFSDAITRYLFSPVTVGLSLMLGGAALWVIEGRTFAARTTGLTQVSPRQALIVGCAQCLALVPGVSRSASSIIGGLLTGLDRPTATAFSFYLSIPTLGLATLYALIKGREALDSTQLGPLLVGMGVSFVTALLAIGWLLKYVARHDFRGFAVYRMLAGLAILGWALWR
- the lspA gene encoding signal peptidase II, which encodes MALTASARWRGPAYLLGVLLCVVLDQALKVWTVQTFTEGEFRDFIPGVLSLGLVYNTGAAWSLFSGAALPLAALRVVVGTGLVVYLLRRPVAPLTGVALTLIAGGALSNALDGWRLGKVVDTLSSHTFSFVTQRLGQGNFPIFNLADVWVVSGTALLLLLSFRRKTPASPASAQRRSP